The sequence below is a genomic window from Bacillota bacterium.
CGGGGCTATTTCATTCGTGCCGTTTTATTGGTAAAATAAGGGTAGATTCGTTAGGGGGGAGCATATGAATATTCAAACACTGCTTAAAGAACTCACATTGGAAGAAAAAGCACGTCTTTGCATGGGAGCGGATTCTTGGCAGACAGAACCCATTGAGCGGCTTTCTATCCCCAGTGTCCGCACTTCGGATGGCCCGCACGGGCTGCGTAAAAAAGAGATTGAGGAAAAGGGCGACATAGGCATCAACGAAAGCGTGCCTGCTACCTGTTTTCCGCCGGCGGCACTTACCTCTTGCTCCTTTAACCGCGAGCTTTTTAGCCGCATGGGGCAGGCCATCGCGCAGGAGGCAATTGAACAGGATATAGACGTCGTACTGGGGCCGGCTGTGAATGTAAAGAGGTCCCCTCTGTGCGGCAGAAACTTTGAGTA
It includes:
- a CDS encoding glycoside hydrolase family 3 N-terminal domain-containing protein, with product MNIQTLLKELTLEEKARLCMGADSWQTEPIERLSIPSVRTSDGPHGLRKKEIEEKGDIGINESVPATCFPPAALTSCSFNRELFSRMGQAIAQEAIEQDIDVVLGPAVNVKRSPLCGRNFEYVSEDPYLAGEYAAEYIDGMQKKGIGTSLKHYAVNSQETLRMNIDAAVDERALREIYLYAFEHAVKKSQPFT